The genomic stretch GAACCCCATGACCTTGTCCCGCTCCGCATGGTGCCCCGGCGGCCTGACGGCGCAGAACACGTTCCGGAGAACCCCCTGCATGACGGCATCGATCCCGGCGATGACGCCCCCCGCGGCAAGGAGCGCGACGTCACACGACTCCTTTGAGACGTGGGTATCTCCCTCGTCGAGAACGGTCAATCCCTGTGCGCAGGATTCCCGAACGTACCGGATATGATCCGGCGTGTGGACTTCAGCAACCAGCTCTTCCGGCGCCCGGTCGATCGGGAGCGGATGGAGCGACGTCCAGAGAGAACTCGTCCGGAGGTGAGCCGAAAGGGAGCGGAGGCGTTCGGCGCGCTCGGGATGGCCCGGCCCGGTATCGTGGTCGAGAAAGCGGTCGTTCAAGACCAATCCGGTGCGCGAAGACATGTCAGTCAAAGAGCCGGGCAACGAGAAAGCCGAAAATGAGCGCGTTGAGGAGGTGGCTCGTCAGGCAGAGCACGCAAGACACCCTGAGAATGGAGATGAGCGAATAGACGAGGTAAATGCCCATGACGACCGTCAGGGCGGAGAGGGCGATCAACACCTCGTGGAAGAGCGTCGAAGACCCGGACGGGGCGACCGCGAAATAGAAGACTCCCGCATAGTAACCGAGGCCGAGGAGAGAGTTCGGCACTCCCAGCAGGCGTGCCTGCCGGGTGTCCACGATTGCGGCGCATTCATTGCCGGTCATACGACAGAATTTCGGTATGTACCGCTGGTCCGGACTGACCAGCCGGTAGGTCACCAGCGTAAAGTAGAGGGAAATGAGAAAGCCCGCGCCGGAGAACAGCAGCAATCCTGCCGGGATAAGCATTGCAACAAGATACCAATTGTTCGGATGGGCTTCAAGCCCGCGACCTAAAGGTCGCGCCTACCGATCGCTCGGGCTTGGTAGGCGCAGGCTTTAGCCTGCGTTAAACGGCACGCGACCTAAAGGTTGCGCCTACCGATCGCTCACTCGTTCCCACGCTCTGCGTGGGAACGCATACCGCGGCGCTCCGCGCCGCAACCCGGCGCCGACCCGAAACCGCCTTTGTAGGGGCGAGGCATGCCTCGCCCGTCCTGAAACGGCCGGCAAACTTGCAATTGAACGCGGAGATCGGTACGTTTAACCCTGAGGTGTGCAACAGAACCCATCCTCGGTCTTTCTCTTCCGTTGTGAATCCCACGATGGTCGGAACGGGGGCACCATCCCCCCAGCGCAGCATCTCGTCAAACCATGCGGGTGATCGTCTGATTGCCGCATGAGCCTTCCGCTCGAAGAGCGCTTGCGGGAAGCATTGAGCGAGGTCATCGACGGCCGGAGCGTCAAGCGCGGAAGGCACGAACTCGTCTATGAGGGGGAAGACCTTACACCCGTTTTTGTGAGCGAGCTCGTCCGGCACGGCTACGTGCCGGCAACGGTGGAAGCGGTGAAGGTGGAGCCGGGCGAACGCGTCCCTGCATTTTTCATCGACCGCCGCGTCGCTTATTTCGGATGGGTGTTCTGGGAGCAATTCACGAGCTGGAAACTCCGGAAGCTCTGGGGCTCGGTCATCAAGAACGAACTCGGGGATTGGGAGATTCAGATTCCGGCCACGCGCAGCACCGTCATCTACTCCAACGAATCGTTAAAGCTGGAAATGGACATCGATCACCCGCCCGAATTCTGAGCCCGGCGGCAAACCTCCGTTACCAGAGCAAGCCTTTCGGGTTCGAAGCCGCAAGCATCGCGTCGACGCCTCCCCAGCGGCCGCCGCGCGCCAGGAAGACAACCAGCAGGCCGGCGAGGAGCAGACACGCCCACGGAGAACCGAAGAAATTCAGGGAGAAGAGATTCCCGGTGGCAGCGTGGAAATTCAGCACCATGAAGATCGCAATCAGTGAGGAAAGTCTCGCGAG from Bacteroidota bacterium encodes the following:
- a CDS encoding vitamin K epoxide reductase family protein, coding for MLIPAGLLLFSGAGFLISLYFTLVTYRLVSPDQRYIPKFCRMTGNECAAIVDTRQARLLGVPNSLLGLGYYAGVFYFAVAPSGSSTLFHEVLIALSALTVVMGIYLVYSLISILRVSCVLCLTSHLLNALIFGFLVARLFD